From a region of the Syngnathoides biaculeatus isolate LvHL_M chromosome 2, ASM1980259v1, whole genome shotgun sequence genome:
- the ahcyl1 gene encoding S-adenosylhomocysteine hydrolase-like protein 1 isoform X1, which translates to MSDSAASDGMVAEVKQGTKYVKETENVAEKYSALTVSKNSSDVNMNVGEMSSAAFTAVPTLKSVKKIQFANAEDKQEFSKYPTKAGRRSLSRSISQSSTDSYSSAASYTDSSDDETSPRDKAQVNTQGGSDFCVKNVKQAEFGRREIEIAEQDMSALISLRKRAQGEKPLAGAKVVGCTHITAQTAVLIETLVALGAQCRWTACNIYSTQNEVAAALAETGVPVFAWKGESEDDFWWCIDRCVNTEGWQANMILDDGGDLTHWVYKKYPNVFKKVRGIVEESVTGVHRLYQLSKASKLCVPAMNVNDSVTKQKFDNLYCCRESILDGLKRTTDIMFGGKQVVVCGYGEVGKGCCTALKALGAIVCITEIDPICALQACMDGFRVVKLSEVIRQMDVVITCTGNKNVVTREQLDRMKNGCVVCNMGHSNTEIDVASLRSQELTWERVRSQVDHIIWPDGKRVVLLAEGRLLNLSCSTVPTFVLSITATTQALALIELFNAPEGRYKQDVYLLPKKMDEYVASLHLPNFDAHLTELSDEQAKYMGLNKNGPFKPNYYRY; encoded by the exons ATGAGCGACTCGGCGGCGTCCGACGGCATGGTGGCCGAGGTCAAACAAGGCACCAAGTACGTCAAGGAGACCGAGAACGTGGCGGAGAAATACTCGGCCTTGACCGTCAGCAAGAACAGCAGCGACGTCAACATGAACGTCGGGGAGATGTCCTCCGCCGCCTTCACTGCCGTCCCGACGCTGAAGTCCGTCAAGAAG atccagtttgcCAATGCGGAGGACAAGCAGGAGTTCAGCAAATACCCGACGAAGGCCGGCCGCCGTTCGCTCTCTCGCTCCATCTCGCAGTCGTCCACAGACAGCTACAGTTCGG CTGCGTCGTACACCGACAGCTCCGATGACGAAACGTCCCCCCGTGACAAAGCGCAGGTCAACACACAGGGCGGCAGCGACTTCTGCGTGAAGAACGTCAAGCAAGCCGAGTTTGGCCGCCGTGAGATTGAAATTGCCGAACAAG ATATGTCAGCCCTCATTTCCCTGAGGAAGAGAGCCCAGGGCGAGAAGCCTCTGGCGGGGGCCAAGGTGGTGGGCTGTACCCACATCACCGCTCAGACGGCG GTGCTGATTGAGACCCTGGTGGCTCTCGGGGCTCAGTGTCGCTGGACCGCCTGCAACATCTACTCCACCCAGAACGAGGTGGCCGCCGCACTGGCTGAAACAG GAGTGCCCGTGTTTGCCTGGAAGGGTGAGTCTGAGGACGACTTCTGGTGGTGCATCGATCGTTGTGTCAACACGGAGGGCTGGCAGGCCAATATG ATCTTGGACGACGGCGGAGACCTGACACACTGGGTTTACAAGAAGTACCCCAACGTGTTCAAGAAAGTGCGGGGCATCGTCGAGGAGAGCGTCACTGGAGTTCACCG ACTTTACCAGCTGTCTAAAGCCAGCAAGCTGTGCGTCCCGGCCATGAACGTGAATGACTCGGTCACCAAGCAGAAGTTTGACAACCTCTACTGCTGCCGTGAATCCATCCTGGATGG CTTGAAGAGGACAACAGACATCATGTTTGGTGGCAAACAAGTGGTGGTTTGCGGTTATGGAGAG GTGGGCAAAGGCTGCTGCACGGCTCTAAAAGCCCTGGGAGCCATCGTGTGCATCACTGAGATCGACCCCATCTGTGCCCTGCAGGCGTG CATGGACGGCTTCCGAGTGGTCAAACTGAGCGAGGTCATCCGGCAGATGGACGTGGTCATCACCTGCACTG GCAACAAGAATGTTGTCACCAGAGAGCAACTGGACCGGATGAAGAACGGCTGTGTGGTGTGCAACATGGGTCACTCCAACACGGAGATTGACGTG GCCAGTCTGCGAAGCCAGGAGTTGACCTGGGAGCGGGTCCGCTCGCAGGTGGACCACATCATCTGGCCCGATGGGAAGAGGGTTGTGCTTCTGGCTGAG GGACGCCTGCTGAATCTGAGCTGCTCCACAGTGCCCACCTTTGTGCTGTCCATCACCGCAACCACTCAG GCACTGGCCCTGATTGAGTTGTTCAATGCTCCGGAGGGACGTTACAAGCAGGACGTGTATCTCCTGCCCAAGAAAATGG ACGAGTACGTGGCCAGTTTGCACCTCCCCAACTTTGACGCTCACCTCACAGAACTTTCTGATGAGCAGGCCAAGTACATGGGCCTCAACAAGAACGGACCCTTCAAGCCAAATTATTACAG GTACTAA
- the ahcyl1 gene encoding S-adenosylhomocysteine hydrolase-like protein 1 isoform X2 → MAHTTIQFANAEDKQEFSKYPTKAGRRSLSRSISQSSTDSYSSAASYTDSSDDETSPRDKAQVNTQGGSDFCVKNVKQAEFGRREIEIAEQDMSALISLRKRAQGEKPLAGAKVVGCTHITAQTAVLIETLVALGAQCRWTACNIYSTQNEVAAALAETGVPVFAWKGESEDDFWWCIDRCVNTEGWQANMILDDGGDLTHWVYKKYPNVFKKVRGIVEESVTGVHRLYQLSKASKLCVPAMNVNDSVTKQKFDNLYCCRESILDGLKRTTDIMFGGKQVVVCGYGEVGKGCCTALKALGAIVCITEIDPICALQACMDGFRVVKLSEVIRQMDVVITCTGNKNVVTREQLDRMKNGCVVCNMGHSNTEIDVASLRSQELTWERVRSQVDHIIWPDGKRVVLLAEGRLLNLSCSTVPTFVLSITATTQALALIELFNAPEGRYKQDVYLLPKKMDEYVASLHLPNFDAHLTELSDEQAKYMGLNKNGPFKPNYYRY, encoded by the exons ATGGCGCACACAACG atccagtttgcCAATGCGGAGGACAAGCAGGAGTTCAGCAAATACCCGACGAAGGCCGGCCGCCGTTCGCTCTCTCGCTCCATCTCGCAGTCGTCCACAGACAGCTACAGTTCGG CTGCGTCGTACACCGACAGCTCCGATGACGAAACGTCCCCCCGTGACAAAGCGCAGGTCAACACACAGGGCGGCAGCGACTTCTGCGTGAAGAACGTCAAGCAAGCCGAGTTTGGCCGCCGTGAGATTGAAATTGCCGAACAAG ATATGTCAGCCCTCATTTCCCTGAGGAAGAGAGCCCAGGGCGAGAAGCCTCTGGCGGGGGCCAAGGTGGTGGGCTGTACCCACATCACCGCTCAGACGGCG GTGCTGATTGAGACCCTGGTGGCTCTCGGGGCTCAGTGTCGCTGGACCGCCTGCAACATCTACTCCACCCAGAACGAGGTGGCCGCCGCACTGGCTGAAACAG GAGTGCCCGTGTTTGCCTGGAAGGGTGAGTCTGAGGACGACTTCTGGTGGTGCATCGATCGTTGTGTCAACACGGAGGGCTGGCAGGCCAATATG ATCTTGGACGACGGCGGAGACCTGACACACTGGGTTTACAAGAAGTACCCCAACGTGTTCAAGAAAGTGCGGGGCATCGTCGAGGAGAGCGTCACTGGAGTTCACCG ACTTTACCAGCTGTCTAAAGCCAGCAAGCTGTGCGTCCCGGCCATGAACGTGAATGACTCGGTCACCAAGCAGAAGTTTGACAACCTCTACTGCTGCCGTGAATCCATCCTGGATGG CTTGAAGAGGACAACAGACATCATGTTTGGTGGCAAACAAGTGGTGGTTTGCGGTTATGGAGAG GTGGGCAAAGGCTGCTGCACGGCTCTAAAAGCCCTGGGAGCCATCGTGTGCATCACTGAGATCGACCCCATCTGTGCCCTGCAGGCGTG CATGGACGGCTTCCGAGTGGTCAAACTGAGCGAGGTCATCCGGCAGATGGACGTGGTCATCACCTGCACTG GCAACAAGAATGTTGTCACCAGAGAGCAACTGGACCGGATGAAGAACGGCTGTGTGGTGTGCAACATGGGTCACTCCAACACGGAGATTGACGTG GCCAGTCTGCGAAGCCAGGAGTTGACCTGGGAGCGGGTCCGCTCGCAGGTGGACCACATCATCTGGCCCGATGGGAAGAGGGTTGTGCTTCTGGCTGAG GGACGCCTGCTGAATCTGAGCTGCTCCACAGTGCCCACCTTTGTGCTGTCCATCACCGCAACCACTCAG GCACTGGCCCTGATTGAGTTGTTCAATGCTCCGGAGGGACGTTACAAGCAGGACGTGTATCTCCTGCCCAAGAAAATGG ACGAGTACGTGGCCAGTTTGCACCTCCCCAACTTTGACGCTCACCTCACAGAACTTTCTGATGAGCAGGCCAAGTACATGGGCCTCAACAAGAACGGACCCTTCAAGCCAAATTATTACAG GTACTAA